The DNA region GGATGAAGGTCGCCGGGTTTGCCCAAACCTTCGATCGTTGTGATCTCGTCTCCTTCGTGCATGACGGCGAGTGTGAGACAGGAGTTGATACGGCGGCCATCGACCATAACAGTACATGCACCGCATTGGCCGTGATCGCAGCCTTTTTTGGTTCCGGTCAAATGAAGATGCTCGCGAAGGGCATCCAGCAGCGTGGTTCTGTTATCGACGGCGAGATCCCGGCTTTCTCCGTTGACCACGAAAGATAGGTTGGTCATATCCGGCATCTGGTTTCCCCCTGTTTGTGCTGCGGCTTTGTTCGTCGTGGCGCCGGTGATCGCAATCGTCGCAGCCGACGAGATCAGTAGGTTCCGGCGGGATATTTCCAGTTGGATCGTAGGCTGCATATCCAGCTCCCGTGTTTTGGCCCAATGGGCAGGTGTAAGGGCGAAGTTTGACTGGGTTGGCGTGGTGAAAGAGGCTGACGCACCATCGCGCCATCATGACCCTCGCATCGGCAGTCCGCGTTCGTTCAAGCAAAACGAGTCCTGCCCTGACCCGATAACCATCGAGCGGGTGAAAAGTTCGCGATAAATTTTTCCGCTGCGTTCACGCTTCCGTCAGACGGTTCAGAAATCTCTAAAAGCGCAGGAACGCACACGTCTGCCGCACCTCGATGGGCGGCGGTGCAGTTGATGCCTGGCTGTTTTGGAGAGGACAGAACCGGCGCGGGTTATCGCCTCCTGCCATCGCCCGCAATCAGAAGGACGGCCTTTGGGCGGTTTGCCCTTATCGGGCGTCGAAAGAACCGGAAACTTGCTTTCCTCTCGCTTGAAGGTTTCGTCCGGCGCGCTACATCGCGCGGGCGTGGTCGAATTTCCGGGGCAGTTGGGGTCGCCCTGAAAATAATGCGTGTGTTTCTAATTTACGGGGTTGCGCTGAACAGTTTCGCATGACGACTTGGCCCCGCGCCCACCTGTCCTCTTATATATCCGACGAGATCTTTCATGAAGCAGAGCAATATGCCCAACACATCAGCGCGAAAGTTGGGTCTGGACCCGGTTGTGGCCTTCAGCCTGGCTGGCGCCATCGCTTTCTTTCTGATCAGCGGGCTGGTTGCCTATCTCAATCTCCAGAGCCTGCGCGAAAACAATGGGGAAGTCGTTCACTCCCATGACGTGATCGTCGCTCTGGACGAGCTGCTGTCGAGGGTACAGGATGCCGAGACCGGGCAGCGCGGTTTCCTGCTGAGCAACAACCAGCGCTATCTTGAGCCTTATAATTCCGCCGTGGCCGCGATCCCGCAAAAGCTGACTGAAATCACTGAACTGACCAGCGATAACCCGGCGCAGCAACGCCGGATCGGGGCACTCAAAACCCATGTGGAGGCCAAGCTTGCCGAGCTGAAGGAGACCATCGATCTGCGCGGGACGCAGGGTATTGATGCCGCCCTTGCGGTTGTCAATTCGGACCGGGGCAAAGTCCAGATGGATGCCATCCGGACGCAGCTTTCGGCCATGGGCAAAGAAGAAAGCGATCTGCGTGTGAAGCGCCTTGCCGAAATGGATGGTGCCTACCGTACGGCCTATGCCAGCAGCATACTCTCTGGCCTTCTTGGAATTCTCCTGACGGCCGCGATCGGGGTGTTGTTGCGCCGGGCGACGCTCGCGAGAAGGCGTGAGGAATGGCTGCAGTCCGGCCATGTCGGATTGAGCGCCGCGATCATGGGCGACAAGCGTACCGAGCAGTTGGGCGAGAGCATCCTTGAATTTCTGGCAGGATATGCCGGCGCGATCGCCGGCGCGGTTTTCGTTGGAAGCAAGGGCGTGTTCCGCCGCGCCTCGATTTATGGCGTGCCGGACGTATCAGCGGTTCCAGAGCAATTCAAATTGCGGGAAGGTCTGCTTGGACAAGCAGCGGCTGAGGGGCGGCCCAACGTGGTCAGCGATATCCCCGACGGCTACATCACCTTCGGATCGGCACTGGGGCGGGACAAGCCGCGGCATCTGGTCATTTCTCCCGGCAGCGTCGATGGCGATGTCAATACGGTGATCGAACTGGGCTTTCTGCGGCCGGTCGACGAAAGTGTACTGGTCTTGCTCGAGCAGGTTTCCCCTTCGATCGCGACAGCGGTCCGATCGGCAAATTATCGTGTCGAGCTGCAGAACCTGGTCGAAGAAACACAGCGGCAGTCCGAAGAGCTGCAGGTTCAGAGCGAGGAGCTGCGCGTTTCCAACGAAGAGCTGGAGGAACAGAGCCGGGCGCTGAAGGAATCGCAGGTGCGCCTGGAGCAGCAGCAGGTTGAGCTGGAGCAAACGAACTCGCAGCTTGAGGAACAGACGCAGCAGCTGGAAGGCCAGCGCGACGATCTTGAGCGCGCGAATGCTGCCGTTCAACTGAAGGCGCGCGAGCTGCAGCAGGCCAGCCAATATAAATCGGACTTTCTCGCCAATATGTCGCATGAGCTGCGCACGCCGCTCAACTCTTCCCTCATCCTCGCCAAGCTGCTTGCGGATAATCCGGATGACACATTGACGGCAGAGCAGGTCAAATATGCGCAGACCATTCAGTCGTCGGGCAATGACCTGCTCAACCTGATCAATGATATCCTCGACCTCTCGAAGATCGAGGCGGGACATATCGATATCAGGCCGGAAGCCGTGTCAGTGGAGCGCCTGGCCAACAATATCAGCCAGCTGTTTCAGCCGATCGCGGAAAACAAGCGGCTGACATTCGACATCGACATTGCACCGGAATGCCCTGCCATCATCCAGACAGATCTGCAGCGGCTGGAACAGGTGCTGAAGAACCTCCTGTCCAACGCGTTCAAGTTCACGGAAACCGGACGTGTCGGTCTCTCGATCCGGCGTGCTCCTGACGGGCAGATCGCGCTCGCCGTGACGGACAGCGGCATCGGCATTGCCGAGGAACAGCAGCGCAGCATCTTCGAGGCTTTCCATCAGGCCGACGGCACGATCAGCCGCAAATATGGCGGCACCGGTCTTGGCCTCTCGATTTCGCGCGAACTCGTGCGTCTGCTCGGCGGCGCGATCCATTTGACCAGCCGTCAAGGGCATGGAAGCACGTTCACGATCACCATTCCGGAAGCTTATGACCCGGCAACCGTTGTACCCCGCGACGCCCGCAGCGCGGCGGTATCAGCCGCGCCTACGATTTCCCCGGCGATCGAAACACGCACCGTTGCCATCGAGCGGCACAATCTCGTGGACGACGACCGGGCGGCGCCATCTGACGAAAAGCGGGTTCTTCTGGTCATCGAAGATGACGATACATTTGCTGCCATCCTGCGCGATATCTCCCGCGAAATGGGCTTTCGAACCCTGGTGGCCGGAACGGCGCAGGAGGCTCTGGATCTTGCAAAGCAATTCATGCCGAGCGCCATCGTCCTCGACGTCGGCCTGCCGGACCAGTCCGGCCTTTCCGTTCTCGACAGGCTGAAGCGCGATGTCCGGACGCGCCACATACCCATCCATATCGTCTCCGGCGACGATCACGCCGAAACGGCCTTTTCGCTCGGCGCCGTCGGCTACATGTTGAAGCCGGTGAAGCGGGAGCAGCTGGTCGAGGTGTTGCAGAAGCTCGAAGCGAAGCTCTCGCAGCGTGTCCACCGCGTCCTGATCGTCGAGGATAACCAGGTCCAACGCGATGCCGTGGCAAAGCTTTTGACCTCGCATGACGTCGAGACCATGGTCGCCGGTACTGCGGCTGAATGCCTGCAGCTTCTGAAGGAACAGACATTCGACTGCATGGTGCTGGATCTGTCCCTGCCGGACGCATCCGGCTATTCCCTGCTGGAGACGTTGAGCAAGGAAACCGCCTACGCCTTTCCGCCCGTGATCGTCTATACCGGCCGCGTGCTGTCAGCCGATGACGAACAGCAGCTGAGGCGCTACTCCAAATCGATCATCATCAAAGGCGCGAAATCGCCGGAGCGTCTGCTCGACGAGGTCACGCTGTTCCTGCATCAGGTCGTCTCCGAGCTGCCGGACGAACAGCAGAAGATGATCCGCAAGGCGAGAAACAGAGACGCGCTGCTTGAAGGGCGGCGTATTCTGGTCGTCGAAGACGATGTCCGCAATGTCTATGCGCTCACCAATATCCTCGAGCCGCGCGGCGCCATCATCGAGATTGCGCGAAACGGCCAGGAAGCGCTCGACGCGCTTGCAAAGGCCGCAAGTCAGCCTGGATCTGCGATCGACCTCGTGCTCATGGATGTCATGATGCCGGTCATGGATGGGCTGACCGCCACCCGGGAAATTCGCAGGAATGCGGACTGGAAGAGGCTGCCGATCATCGCGCTCACCGCCAAGGCGATGCCGGATGATCAGCAGCGCTGCATCGACGCCGGCGCCAACGACTACATGGCTAAACCCCTGGATGTCGAAAAACTTCTGTCCCTCGTTCGCGTCTGGATGCCCCGGTGACCGAAATGTCAGCGCCAGAAAAGGTAGAAGACATTGAAATCCGGCTTCTGCTGGAAGCGCTCTATGTCCGCTATCATTATGACTTTCGCAATTATGCGATGGCGTCGATCAAGCGCCGCCTGCGGCAGGCACGCGATCAATTGGGGTTCGCAACGATTTCGGCGATGCAGGAAAGTGTTTTGCACGATCCGCAGATGCTGCCCCGCGTGCTCGGATATCTGACCGTGCAGGTCAGCGAGATGTTCCGGGATCCGAGCTATTTCCAGGCGATCCGCGAACAGGTCGTGCCTCACCTGAGCACCTATCCATCCTTGAAGATCTGGATTGCGGGATGCAGCGGCGGCGAGGAACTGTACTCGCTGGTCATCCTGTTTCGCGAGGAAGGGCTCGAGAGCCGGACGATCTTTTACGCCACGGATATCAGCCAGGAAGCGCTTCGCACTGCGGAAGCGGGGGTCTACACTCTCGACCGCATCCAGCTGTTTACCGAAAACCACCGGAAATCCGGCGGCAAATCCTCATTGTCGGACTATTACAGCGCGGCTTATGGCAGAGCCGTTTTTGACAAGTCGCTGCGGCAGAATGTTGTCTTCTCCGATCATAGTCTGGTGACCGATGCGGTTTTTGGCGAAATGCACCTGATATCCTGCCGGAACGTCCTGATCTATTTCGACCGGCCGCTCCAGGATCGCGCCATCGGCCTGTTCAAGCATTCGCTCGCCCGCAAGGGCTTTCTCGGCCTCGGTGCCAAGGAAAGCCTGCGCTTTTCCGATCATTCCGGGGCCTTCAAGGATTTTGTCCGCGAGGAGAAAATCTATCAGAGGTCAGGCGAATGAACCAGAACCGGCCACAAGCCATCGTGATTGGAGCCTCGGCGGGTGCGCTGGAGGCCCTGTCGGTCATTCTGCCGGCACTGCCCGGCAATTTCGATCTGCCTCTCATCGTGGTCGTTCATATTCCGCCCGACAAGCGCAGCGTGCTTGCGGAACTCTTCCAGGCGAAAAGCCGGATCGTTGTCCTTGAGGCCGAAGACAAGCAGCCGATCCGTGGCGGCACCGCCTATTTTGCGCCGCCGAACTATCACCTGCTTGTCGAAGCCAACGGAAGCTTGTCCTTGTCCAGCGACGAAGCGGTGCTGTTTTCGCGTCCATCCATCGACGTTCTGTTTGAAACGGCTGCCGATGCCTATGGCGCCGGTCTGATCGCCATTGTTCTCACCGGCGCCAATCACGATGGCGCTGCCGGTCTGCGTGCGGTTGTCGAGGCCGGCGGAACGGCGATTGTTCAAACTCCAGACGGCGCGTTTGCGCCGGCGATGCCGCAAGCGGCAATAGCGATGTGTCCCACCGCTCACGTCATGCCGCTCGACGCCATCCTCTCATTTTTGCAAAAGGTTTGACCGAACATGAGCCCCGTATCCTTTCTTTTGGTCGATGATCTTGAGGAAAATCTCCTCTCTCTGGAGGCGCTTTTGCGCCGCGAAGGTCTGGTCCTTCTGAAGGCGCGCTCCGGCGATCAGGCGCTTGAACTGCTTTTGCAAAACGATGTGGCGCTCGCCCTCATCGACGTCCAGATGCCGGGTCTCAATGGCTTTGAGCTGGCAGAGCTGATGCGCGGCAATGAGCGCACCCGGCGTGTGCCGATCATCTTCGTGACAGCCGGCAGCGCCGATGGCCAGCGCCGCTTTCGCGGCTATGAGGCAGGCGCTGTCGATTTCATCCAAAAGCCCATCGAAACCGATATTCTGCGCAGCAAGGCCGATGTGTTCTTCGAACTCTACCGGCAGCGCCAGCAGATCGCATCGCAGCGTGATGAATTGGAGACGCAGGCCGACGCCTTAAAGCAGGCCGATCGCCGCAAGGACGAGTTTCTGGCAACCCTGGCGCATGAATTGCGCAATCCGCTAGCGCCCTTGCGCCACGGGCTGGATATCCTGCGCCGGGATCCCGACGGGCCGGATGCCGGCAGTATTCGCGATATGATGGATCGGCAAATGGTGCATCTGGTGCGGTTGATCGACGACCTTCTGGACGTCTCGCGGGTCAGCCAGGGCAAGATCGAGCTTCGCAAGGATGCGATCGTGGTCGGGGATGTCGTGCGATCGGCGATCGAGGCGAGCCGTCCCCTTATCGAAGCGGCGCAGCATTCACTCACTGTCGATATTCCGCCAGAGCAGCTCTGGCTCGACGCCGACCATACCCGCATTTCGCAGGTCATCGCCAATCTTTTGAACAATGCTGCGAAATACACACCTTCTGGCGGCCGGATCGATGTTTCCGTGCGCGCTGTGGGTGGAGAGGCTGTCATCGAGGTTTCGGACAATGGCATCGGCATACCCGCCGCCATGCGATCCGAAGTGTTTCAGCTCTTTGCCCAGGTCGATGATCATCTCGGCCGGGCGCAGGGAGGCCTCGGAATAGGTCTGGCGCTGGTCAAGCAGCTGGTGGGCCTGCACGGCGGGACCGTTGAGGCAAAGGGCCGCGCCGATGGTATTGGTAGCGTGTTCAGCGTTCATTTGCCGCTTTCGTCCAAAACGGAAACGCAGGACCGTCCGCCGAAGGTTTTATCGAGCGAAATCCCGGCCGCGCAGTCCTTGAAGGTGCTTGTGGTCGATGACAATGCCGAGCTCGCCTTCATGCTGGGCTTGATGCTGGAAGAGATGGGACATGATTTCGAAATCGCGTCGGATGGCCCAAAAGCGCTTGAAGCCGCACAGCGGTATCGTCCCGATGCGATCCTTCTGGATATCGGATTGCCCGGCATGGACGGCTACGAGGTGTGCCGGGCTTTCCGCAAGGACGAACTCTTCAAGACTACGCCGATCATCGCGCAGACAGGCTGGGGCCAAAGCCGGGACAAGACGCTGGCGCAGGAGGCAGGGTTCAATCATCATCTGACCAAGCCCGTGGCCTTCGAGGATCTTGAAAAGCTTTTGGCAGAGGCCGCCGTGCCGCAGGCTTCTGGAATGTGAGAGCCGGTTCCCCTGGAGGTGGTTCTGACCACGCATCTCCAGGGTGACGGTAGTTTTCCGATCAGGCGGCGTAATAGTCCGGCTGATCCAGGTCGGACAAGAGATCCGGACCGGCCGGAGCCCATCCAAGGACAGCGCGTGTCCGGGCGCTAGACGCCGCCATAGTGCCGCCGGCCATGCTGGCAAACCAGCCGAAATGCTCGCGGGGGCGCGGCTCGACGGGTAAGCCCAACTGGCGTCCAATAACCTCTGCAATCTGCCGGAATGGGACCGCCTCGTCAGCTACGGCATGATAGACGCGCTCCGTCACGCCGGTTTCAAGCGCGAGGCGATAGATGCGGGCGGCATCATCGCGGTGCACCCCCGACCAGCAGTTCGAGCCGTCGTCGAGATAAGCCGAGAGACCTGTCTGACGGGCAAGGCGGACGAGGACCGGGATGAAGCCGTAGTCTCCCAAACCATGAACGGAGGGAGCAAGCCGCACGGTCGCTGCACGAACGCCGCGCTCGGCAACGGCCTGGGCGGCCAATTCCGGCTTGCGTGGCGCAGCCGGGTTCGGGAGGTCGGTTTCGATGGCGCCGAGCGGCAGGCCCGAGAGGCCCGAGGTTACCAGCAACGGACGGTCTGAACCTGATAGAACCTTGCCGAGAAATTCGATGACCCGCTGATCGAGCGCCGCACTTTCCAGAAACTTGGAAAAGTCGTTGCCCAAATTTCCTTGGATGAAATCGTGATTGAAAGCCGTGTGAATAACAGCATCCGCTTCCATGGCAGCCTGCTGCAGCACGGCAAAGTCCTCCAGGCTGCCTGTAACGGCGCGGGCGCCGCTCGCCAACAGTGCAATCGCCTTGTCCGCTGATCGCGACAGTCCGGAAACCGTATGACCGGCTGCGATCAGGTCCTTGACGATCGCCGATCCGACCCAACCGGTCGCCCCTGTAACAAATACATGCATTGATATTCTCCTTGATAAGGTCGCCGCCTGAGCGGGTGGACGTTTGTGTCTGAAACGCCGGATCAGGCGCTGCGCATGGTCACTAAAATATCGTCTGCGACGGATGTGGACATATAGCGGCCGGGGTTGGACCGGATATAATCGACATATTCCGGGCAATCATCCGCATCGTCTGCAATGATCAATGCACCGGGGCTCAGTTGCGGCTCGATCAGCTTGAAAATGTCGAGGTAGAGGGCCTTGGCACCATCAAGCAGAACCAGGTCGATCGCGTCGGGAAGATCGGTGAACGTTCTGAGCGCATCGCCCTGCCTGACATCGACAAGGTCAAGAAGTCCGCCTGCATCAAGGTTCTGTTTTGCGCGAAGCACTTTGGATGGTTCGAATTCGCTCGTAATCAATTGGCCGCCGCCATTGTCGCGCAATGCTGCAGCCAGGAACAGCGTGGAGATACCGAAGGACGTTCCAAACTCCACGATCGTGCGGGCGTAGCTGGAGCGCGCCAACAGGTACAGAAGACGGCCTGTCTCGCGCGACACCGGAAGCCAGAGTTCCTTTATCAGGCCGTAGAAATGCACATAGTCCGTCTTGCTGTGCAGGAGGCGCTCACGCTCCTCTTCGGATAGGGCGCCCATGGCGGGGCTGGTCGCCGCATCGGCCTCGTCGAACAGGCGGTCAAGAAGTGCGGCCAGCGGCTGGCGTGTCAGGGTGGTCATCGGGAATGCCTTTGTGTCAGGTAACTTGCTTTCGAGAATGAAAATACGAATAATTCGTCGTGTTCGCTAATCGCATTGCAGGTGCCCCGGATGACAGATCGCGCAAGTGCCCGTATTTCTTCACGTAAAGCACCAAAGCAGGCCCGCTCGAACGATCTGGTCACAGCCATTCTCCAGGCTGCTATTCAGGTTTTGGCGCAGGAAGGCGCGCAGCGTT from Pararhizobium qamdonense includes:
- the paoA gene encoding aldehyde dehydrogenase iron-sulfur subunit PaoA, producing MQPTIQLEISRRNLLISSAATIAITGATTNKAAAQTGGNQMPDMTNLSFVVNGESRDLAVDNRTTLLDALREHLHLTGTKKGCDHGQCGACTVMVDGRRINSCLTLAVMHEGDEITTIEGLGKPGDLHPMQAAFVKHDGFQCGYCTPGQICSSVAMLEEIKANIPSHVTENLTADAGVTPDEIRERMSGNICRCGAYSNIVEAIVEAAGTRA
- a CDS encoding response regulator, with protein sequence MKQSNMPNTSARKLGLDPVVAFSLAGAIAFFLISGLVAYLNLQSLRENNGEVVHSHDVIVALDELLSRVQDAETGQRGFLLSNNQRYLEPYNSAVAAIPQKLTEITELTSDNPAQQRRIGALKTHVEAKLAELKETIDLRGTQGIDAALAVVNSDRGKVQMDAIRTQLSAMGKEESDLRVKRLAEMDGAYRTAYASSILSGLLGILLTAAIGVLLRRATLARRREEWLQSGHVGLSAAIMGDKRTEQLGESILEFLAGYAGAIAGAVFVGSKGVFRRASIYGVPDVSAVPEQFKLREGLLGQAAAEGRPNVVSDIPDGYITFGSALGRDKPRHLVISPGSVDGDVNTVIELGFLRPVDESVLVLLEQVSPSIATAVRSANYRVELQNLVEETQRQSEELQVQSEELRVSNEELEEQSRALKESQVRLEQQQVELEQTNSQLEEQTQQLEGQRDDLERANAAVQLKARELQQASQYKSDFLANMSHELRTPLNSSLILAKLLADNPDDTLTAEQVKYAQTIQSSGNDLLNLINDILDLSKIEAGHIDIRPEAVSVERLANNISQLFQPIAENKRLTFDIDIAPECPAIIQTDLQRLEQVLKNLLSNAFKFTETGRVGLSIRRAPDGQIALAVTDSGIGIAEEQQRSIFEAFHQADGTISRKYGGTGLGLSISRELVRLLGGAIHLTSRQGHGSTFTITIPEAYDPATVVPRDARSAAVSAAPTISPAIETRTVAIERHNLVDDDRAAPSDEKRVLLVIEDDDTFAAILRDISREMGFRTLVAGTAQEALDLAKQFMPSAIVLDVGLPDQSGLSVLDRLKRDVRTRHIPIHIVSGDDHAETAFSLGAVGYMLKPVKREQLVEVLQKLEAKLSQRVHRVLIVEDNQVQRDAVAKLLTSHDVETMVAGTAAECLQLLKEQTFDCMVLDLSLPDASGYSLLETLSKETAYAFPPVIVYTGRVLSADDEQQLRRYSKSIIIKGAKSPERLLDEVTLFLHQVVSELPDEQQKMIRKARNRDALLEGRRILVVEDDVRNVYALTNILEPRGAIIEIARNGQEALDALAKAASQPGSAIDLVLMDVMMPVMDGLTATREIRRNADWKRLPIIALTAKAMPDDQQRCIDAGANDYMAKPLDVEKLLSLVRVWMPR
- a CDS encoding CheR family methyltransferase, yielding MSAPEKVEDIEIRLLLEALYVRYHYDFRNYAMASIKRRLRQARDQLGFATISAMQESVLHDPQMLPRVLGYLTVQVSEMFRDPSYFQAIREQVVPHLSTYPSLKIWIAGCSGGEELYSLVILFREEGLESRTIFYATDISQEALRTAEAGVYTLDRIQLFTENHRKSGGKSSLSDYYSAAYGRAVFDKSLRQNVVFSDHSLVTDAVFGEMHLISCRNVLIYFDRPLQDRAIGLFKHSLARKGFLGLGAKESLRFSDHSGAFKDFVREEKIYQRSGE
- a CDS encoding chemotaxis protein CheB, yielding MNQNRPQAIVIGASAGALEALSVILPALPGNFDLPLIVVVHIPPDKRSVLAELFQAKSRIVVLEAEDKQPIRGGTAYFAPPNYHLLVEANGSLSLSSDEAVLFSRPSIDVLFETAADAYGAGLIAIVLTGANHDGAAGLRAVVEAGGTAIVQTPDGAFAPAMPQAAIAMCPTAHVMPLDAILSFLQKV
- a CDS encoding response regulator, which codes for MSPVSFLLVDDLEENLLSLEALLRREGLVLLKARSGDQALELLLQNDVALALIDVQMPGLNGFELAELMRGNERTRRVPIIFVTAGSADGQRRFRGYEAGAVDFIQKPIETDILRSKADVFFELYRQRQQIASQRDELETQADALKQADRRKDEFLATLAHELRNPLAPLRHGLDILRRDPDGPDAGSIRDMMDRQMVHLVRLIDDLLDVSRVSQGKIELRKDAIVVGDVVRSAIEASRPLIEAAQHSLTVDIPPEQLWLDADHTRISQVIANLLNNAAKYTPSGGRIDVSVRAVGGEAVIEVSDNGIGIPAAMRSEVFQLFAQVDDHLGRAQGGLGIGLALVKQLVGLHGGTVEAKGRADGIGSVFSVHLPLSSKTETQDRPPKVLSSEIPAAQSLKVLVVDDNAELAFMLGLMLEEMGHDFEIASDGPKALEAAQRYRPDAILLDIGLPGMDGYEVCRAFRKDELFKTTPIIAQTGWGQSRDKTLAQEAGFNHHLTKPVAFEDLEKLLAEAAVPQASGM
- a CDS encoding SDR family oxidoreductase, which gives rise to MHVFVTGATGWVGSAIVKDLIAAGHTVSGLSRSADKAIALLASGARAVTGSLEDFAVLQQAAMEADAVIHTAFNHDFIQGNLGNDFSKFLESAALDQRVIEFLGKVLSGSDRPLLVTSGLSGLPLGAIETDLPNPAAPRKPELAAQAVAERGVRAATVRLAPSVHGLGDYGFIPVLVRLARQTGLSAYLDDGSNCWSGVHRDDAARIYRLALETGVTERVYHAVADEAVPFRQIAEVIGRQLGLPVEPRPREHFGWFASMAGGTMAASSARTRAVLGWAPAGPDLLSDLDQPDYYAA
- a CDS encoding O-methyltransferase, which translates into the protein MTTLTRQPLAALLDRLFDEADAATSPAMGALSEEERERLLHSKTDYVHFYGLIKELWLPVSRETGRLLYLLARSSYARTIVEFGTSFGISTLFLAAALRDNGGGQLITSEFEPSKVLRAKQNLDAGGLLDLVDVRQGDALRTFTDLPDAIDLVLLDGAKALYLDIFKLIEPQLSPGALIIADDADDCPEYVDYIRSNPGRYMSTSVADDILVTMRSA